A window of the Thermoleophilia bacterium SCSIO 60948 genome harbors these coding sequences:
- a CDS encoding MFS transporter, which translates to MSASTNSSPTAGAGRVGAAGAALVLLIACVAQFMLVLDDTIVNVALPSIGGDLALEEASLSWVVNAYLLTFGGFLLIGGRLADRFGAKRLFLLSLGGFALASAVCGAAPSSGVLIGARAAQGVTAALLSPAALALLLTASPEGPQRRRALGIWAGLLGAGAVSGLLVGGALVEFADWRWIFLVNLPVAAAALLVARRVLPADDPSRARSAPNIAGATLATLALLTFVFTVVETDGAGWGSARTLAGFGVALALAVAFVISERRSDSPLVPPELLRRRRAISADGVVFLAAGGLLAMFFFQTLYMQRVLGYSALETGAAFLPFSLSMGAVSAIAGRLGELDPRIPIVGGLALTGGALWLMSGLDPASAYLGAVLPTLALAGAGLGLALVPVIGLATGDAEERDGGLASGLMTSCQQIGGAVGIAVMTTIATSQTESALGDGAAVGQALSDGFSLAFRFEAGVMALGVIAAIVLLGPRRGERSRGREVAASPAA; encoded by the coding sequence ATGTCCGCCTCGACCAACAGCAGCCCAACCGCCGGCGCCGGGCGGGTCGGCGCCGCCGGCGCCGCGCTCGTCCTGCTGATCGCCTGCGTCGCGCAGTTCATGCTCGTCCTCGACGACACGATCGTGAACGTCGCGCTGCCGAGTATCGGCGGTGACCTCGCGCTCGAGGAGGCGTCGCTCTCCTGGGTCGTCAACGCCTACCTGCTGACCTTCGGCGGCTTCCTGCTGATCGGGGGGAGGCTCGCCGACCGCTTCGGCGCCAAGCGCCTGTTCCTGCTCAGCCTCGGAGGCTTCGCGCTCGCCTCCGCGGTCTGCGGCGCGGCGCCCTCGAGCGGCGTCCTGATCGGCGCCCGCGCCGCCCAGGGGGTCACCGCCGCACTGCTCTCCCCGGCGGCGCTCGCGCTGCTCCTCACCGCCAGCCCCGAGGGGCCCCAGCGCCGTCGCGCGCTCGGAATCTGGGCCGGACTGCTCGGCGCCGGTGCGGTCAGCGGCCTGCTCGTCGGCGGCGCTCTGGTCGAGTTCGCCGACTGGCGTTGGATCTTCCTCGTCAACCTGCCGGTGGCCGCGGCCGCGCTGCTCGTCGCCCGCCGCGTCCTGCCGGCCGACGATCCGAGCCGCGCTCGCAGCGCCCCGAACATCGCCGGAGCGACGCTGGCCACGCTGGCGCTGCTGACCTTCGTGTTCACGGTCGTCGAGACCGACGGCGCGGGGTGGGGATCGGCGCGGACTCTGGCCGGGTTCGGCGTAGCGCTCGCGCTCGCCGTCGCGTTCGTGATCTCCGAGCGGCGCTCGGACTCACCGCTCGTGCCGCCGGAGCTGCTGCGTCGCCGGCGCGCGATCTCGGCCGACGGCGTCGTCTTCCTCGCCGCCGGCGGGCTGCTCGCGATGTTCTTCTTCCAGACGCTCTACATGCAGCGCGTCCTCGGCTACTCGGCGCTCGAGACCGGAGCCGCGTTCCTGCCGTTCTCGCTCTCGATGGGCGCCGTTTCCGCGATCGCGGGCCGGCTCGGTGAGCTCGACCCACGGATCCCGATCGTCGGTGGCCTGGCGCTGACCGGTGGAGCGCTCTGGCTGATGTCCGGTCTCGACCCGGCGAGCGCCTACCTCGGGGCCGTCCTGCCGACGCTCGCGCTCGCCGGCGCCGGTCTCGGGCTTGCGCTCGTCCCGGTGATCGGACTCGCGACGGGTGACGCCGAGGAGCGCGACGGCGGGCTCGCCTCGGGACTGATGACGAGCTGCCAGCAGATCGGTGGCGCGGTCGGGATCGCGGTGATGACGACGATCGCCACCTCCCAGACCGAGTCGGCGCTCGGTGACGGCGCGGCCGTCGGCCAGGCTCTGAGCGACGGCTTCTCGCTCGCGTTCCGCTTCGAGGCCGGCGTGATGGCCCTCGGCGTGATCGCGGCGATCGTCCTGCTCGGCCCGCGCCGCGGTGAGCGCTCGAGAGGTCGTGAGGTGGCTGCCTCGCCGGCCGCCTAG
- a CDS encoding CapA family protein: MSRRTTPAARTAAVLALVLGFGGCSDEQPPAENDEATTGSAQVSTDSATESSRAPEPRRPRVRRISMTFSGDVLIHEPVWERALAFGGGERYAFEPMLAPLRDAIAGADVSICHLETPLVAGEPSGYPLFATPPALADALARTGWDACSTASNHSLDQGVEGIASTTRELDRAGIANAGTSAVPGERSGAAIIRSRGQRIALLSYTTDTNGLPVTEPSSVDIAEADRILADARRARAAGADAVIVNVHWGSGDVPEYVGEPNAAQRELADRLLSSGAVTALVAQGPHVVQPVELRDGRAVVFSTGNLISNQGADSGLPEASRDGAVVRLRLSFQAGERARVTSAGWLPVVTTRPDYVVAPATAEGIRAVDELDPATAAASYERTRSVLEPSEGVSELGSPPR; encoded by the coding sequence ATGAGCCGCCGCACGACACCCGCGGCTCGGACCGCTGCCGTTCTGGCTCTGGTACTGGGTTTCGGCGGTTGCTCGGATGAGCAGCCGCCGGCGGAGAACGACGAAGCGACGACTGGGTCGGCGCAGGTCTCCACGGACTCGGCAACGGAGTCCTCGCGGGCGCCCGAGCCGCGCCGGCCCCGAGTCCGCCGCATCTCGATGACGTTCAGCGGCGACGTCCTGATCCACGAGCCTGTCTGGGAGCGAGCGCTCGCGTTCGGAGGCGGCGAGCGCTACGCCTTCGAGCCGATGCTCGCGCCGCTTCGCGACGCCATCGCGGGTGCGGACGTGTCGATCTGCCACCTCGAGACGCCGCTCGTCGCGGGAGAGCCGAGCGGCTACCCGCTGTTCGCGACGCCGCCCGCACTCGCCGACGCGCTGGCGAGGACGGGGTGGGACGCCTGCTCGACGGCGTCGAACCACTCGCTCGACCAGGGGGTGGAGGGGATCGCCTCGACGACGCGCGAGCTCGACCGCGCGGGCATCGCCAATGCGGGCACCTCCGCGGTGCCCGGCGAGCGCTCGGGTGCCGCGATCATCCGCAGCCGCGGGCAGCGGATCGCCCTGCTCTCCTACACGACCGACACGAACGGCCTCCCGGTCACCGAGCCGAGCTCCGTCGATATCGCCGAGGCGGACCGGATCCTCGCCGACGCGCGCCGGGCGCGGGCGGCGGGCGCCGACGCGGTGATCGTGAACGTCCACTGGGGGAGCGGCGACGTGCCCGAGTACGTCGGCGAGCCGAACGCCGCGCAGCGCGAGCTGGCCGACCGGCTGCTGTCCTCCGGCGCGGTGACGGCGCTCGTCGCCCAGGGGCCGCACGTCGTCCAGCCGGTTGAGCTGCGCGACGGGCGTGCCGTCGTCTTCAGCACGGGCAACCTGATCTCGAACCAGGGCGCCGACAGCGGGCTTCCCGAGGCGAGCCGGGACGGCGCCGTCGTCCGGCTGCGGCTCAGTTTTCAGGCCGGTGAGAGGGCCCGGGTCACGTCCGCGGGCTGGCTTCCCGTCGTGACGACGCGGCCCGACTACGTCGTTGCGCCCGCGACCGCGGAGGGCATCCGGGCGGTCGACGAACTCGATCCGGCGACGGCCGCGGCTTCGTACGAGCGGACCCGCTCGGTGCTCGAGCCGAGCGAGGGCGTGAGCGAGCTCGGCTCGCCGCCGCGCTGA
- the lhgO gene encoding L-2-hydroxyglutarate oxidase has protein sequence MVGGGIVGVAVARELALRAPGAEVVVLEREHEIARHQSSHNSGVIHAGVYYEPGSLKARLCVEGSRELIGFCRERGIAVEENGKLIIAADEHELPRLDALEERARANGVRDLERIDERGDIVAIEPAASGAAALHSPHTAVTDFAAVARSFRAELEAAGGRVEPGSEVVEAVESAAGVSLALRSGRRLEARRLVVCAGAFGEPIARSLGLAGDLRLVPFRGAYLELRTEHAALVRGNVYPVPDPALPFLGAHLTKGIDGRILLGPTALLATAPDAYRVTRVDPASVASTLRWPGTARLALTQRRAAARELSQALAPALLVRAARRLIPALRRAQFVPGPAGVRGQALGRGGELVDDFATERSEHALVVRNAPSPAATSSLALARLIADELGPLA, from the coding sequence GTGGTCGGCGGCGGGATCGTCGGCGTCGCCGTCGCGCGCGAGCTCGCGCTCCGCGCGCCCGGCGCCGAGGTCGTCGTGCTCGAGCGTGAACACGAGATCGCGCGCCACCAGAGCTCGCACAACTCGGGCGTGATCCACGCCGGGGTCTACTACGAGCCGGGCTCGCTGAAGGCGCGGCTCTGCGTCGAGGGCTCCCGCGAGCTGATCGGGTTCTGCCGCGAGCGTGGGATCGCGGTCGAGGAGAACGGCAAGCTGATCATCGCCGCCGACGAGCACGAGCTGCCGCGACTCGACGCGCTCGAGGAGCGGGCCCGGGCCAACGGCGTCCGCGACCTCGAGCGGATCGACGAGCGAGGCGACATCGTCGCGATCGAGCCGGCGGCGAGCGGAGCGGCGGCGCTCCACTCGCCGCACACGGCGGTCACCGACTTCGCCGCCGTCGCGCGCAGCTTCCGCGCCGAGCTCGAGGCGGCGGGTGGGCGCGTCGAGCCCGGGTCCGAGGTGGTCGAGGCCGTCGAGAGCGCAGCCGGCGTCTCGCTCGCGCTGCGGTCGGGACGACGGCTCGAGGCGCGGAGGCTGGTCGTCTGCGCGGGGGCCTTCGGAGAGCCGATCGCGCGCTCGCTGGGGCTCGCGGGCGACCTGCGCCTGGTCCCGTTCCGCGGTGCCTACCTCGAGCTCCGCACCGAGCACGCCGCGCTCGTGCGCGGCAACGTCTACCCCGTCCCCGACCCGGCGCTGCCGTTCCTCGGGGCCCACCTCACGAAGGGCATCGACGGCCGCATCCTGCTCGGCCCGACGGCGCTGCTCGCCACCGCACCCGACGCCTACCGCGTGACGCGGGTCGATCCGGCGAGCGTCGCCTCGACCCTGCGCTGGCCGGGCACCGCGCGGCTCGCGCTCACCCAGCGCCGCGCCGCGGCGCGAGAGCTCTCGCAGGCACTCGCGCCGGCGCTGCTCGTGCGAGCAGCGCGTCGCCTGATCCCTGCGCTCCGACGCGCGCAGTTCGTGCCGGGGCCGGCCGGTGTGCGCGGTCAGGCGCTGGGACGCGGCGGCGAGCTCGTCGATGACTTCGCGACCGAGCGCTCGGAGCACGCCCTCGTCGTCCGCAACGCGCCCTCCCCCGCCGCCACCTCCTCGCTCGCGCTGGCACGGCTGATCGCCGACGAGCTCGGGCCCCTCGCCTAA
- a CDS encoding ATP-dependent DNA ligase, whose protein sequence is MALPVTNPVSPQLALSRKTLPEGDGWAYEPKYDGFRGLAFVDDGELFLQSRNGKPLHRYFPELEFPSGRYVLDGELLILGDDGAEIFDALQNRIHPAESRIERLSKETPAIFRAFDVLAIDDESLLELPFEARRERLESLVEGFGAAAGSVELVPLVNEPADAEGWLETGEGVIAKKLASPYLQGERKAMVKIKRLRTADCVVVGWRPGKEERTVGALILGLYDDGELRVVGHTSGLTAKRKRELVDELAPYESGERGSGDPSRWSGGRDLEWVSLRPELVIEISFDHVAAGRIRHGAKLLRWREDKDPRDCLFDQLDA, encoded by the coding sequence ATGGCGCTGCCCGTGACCAACCCCGTCTCGCCCCAGCTCGCGCTGTCCAGAAAGACCCTGCCCGAGGGCGACGGGTGGGCCTATGAGCCGAAGTACGACGGTTTCCGAGGGCTCGCGTTCGTCGACGACGGCGAGCTCTTCCTGCAGTCGCGAAACGGCAAGCCGCTGCACCGCTACTTCCCCGAGCTCGAGTTCCCGTCCGGACGCTACGTGCTCGACGGCGAACTGCTGATCCTCGGCGACGACGGCGCCGAGATCTTCGATGCGCTTCAGAACCGGATCCATCCCGCCGAGTCGCGGATCGAGCGGCTCTCGAAGGAGACGCCCGCCATCTTCCGCGCCTTCGACGTGCTCGCGATCGACGACGAGTCGCTGCTCGAGCTGCCGTTCGAGGCTCGCCGCGAGCGCCTCGAGTCGCTCGTCGAGGGCTTCGGGGCTGCGGCCGGGAGCGTCGAGCTCGTGCCGCTCGTGAACGAGCCCGCCGACGCCGAGGGCTGGCTCGAGACGGGCGAGGGTGTGATCGCGAAGAAGCTCGCGTCGCCCTATCTCCAGGGCGAGCGCAAGGCGATGGTGAAGATCAAGCGCCTGCGGACCGCCGACTGCGTCGTGGTCGGCTGGCGCCCCGGCAAGGAGGAGCGCACGGTCGGGGCGCTGATCCTCGGCCTCTACGACGACGGCGAGCTCCGGGTCGTCGGCCACACGTCGGGCCTGACCGCGAAGCGAAAGCGCGAGCTCGTCGACGAGCTCGCGCCGTATGAGAGCGGTGAGCGCGGCTCGGGTGACCCGAGTCGCTGGTCGGGCGGCCGCGACCTCGAGTGGGTCAGCCTGCGTCCCGAGCTCGTGATCGAGATCAGCTTCGACCACGTCGCCGCGGGGCGCATCCGCCACGGCGCCAAGCTGCTGCGCTGGCGCGAGGACAAGGACCCGCGCGACTGCCTCTTCGACCAGCTCGACGCCTAG
- a CDS encoding carbamoyl-phosphate synthase large subunit, translating to MKVLVTSSRMPFTLALIRKLASAGHEVWAADDYELAPGSHTRYAAGHYVTASPRDDTEAFVSDVERICGEREIDVLVPSFEETFYLATRYERLSEATSLFMSPFQVLARLHDKASFQDLVTGLGLPTPATHVATSDAELRELCESIPRYFARAAFSRGGVSLLTNTGPLAGAVAIEDCHPTPEGPWLVQEFVDGPTVCTYSAAHEGRVTAHCMYRIPRQWKHSTGIQFESMDGTESLRIIEKIVAELGYTGHISFDFVVTPDSGLTLIECNPRVTDGVLILGSKELAEAILEPKPGEIETVPEGAMIQLDLAVLGDAFADHFRHLPASFAELSRIHDAGHGWHDPMPNLYSALALAHHERASLAEHQKLFVAMAGDISWDGQPIDGMNDADKAFMASLERSTTA from the coding sequence ATGAAAGTCCTCGTCACGAGCTCCCGGATGCCGTTCACGCTCGCCCTGATCCGCAAGCTGGCCTCGGCCGGCCACGAGGTCTGGGCCGCCGACGACTACGAGCTCGCGCCGGGCTCCCACACCCGCTACGCCGCCGGCCACTATGTGACCGCCTCGCCTCGCGATGACACGGAGGCGTTCGTCTCCGACGTCGAGCGGATCTGCGGCGAGCGCGAGATCGACGTCCTCGTGCCGTCGTTCGAGGAGACCTTCTACCTGGCGACGCGCTACGAGCGTCTCAGCGAGGCGACGAGCCTGTTCATGAGCCCGTTCCAGGTGCTGGCCCGGCTCCACGACAAGGCGAGCTTCCAGGACCTCGTCACGGGGCTCGGCCTGCCGACCCCCGCGACACACGTCGCGACCTCCGACGCCGAGCTCCGCGAGCTCTGCGAGTCGATCCCGCGCTACTTCGCCCGAGCCGCGTTCTCGCGCGGCGGCGTCAGCCTGCTGACGAACACCGGGCCGCTCGCCGGCGCGGTCGCGATCGAGGATTGCCACCCGACACCCGAGGGTCCCTGGCTCGTCCAGGAGTTCGTCGACGGCCCGACGGTCTGCACCTACTCGGCGGCCCACGAGGGCCGCGTGACCGCGCACTGCATGTACCGGATCCCGCGTCAGTGGAAGCACTCGACCGGGATCCAGTTCGAGTCGATGGACGGCACCGAGTCGCTTCGGATCATCGAGAAGATCGTCGCCGAGCTCGGCTACACGGGCCACATCTCATTCGATTTCGTCGTCACCCCGGACTCGGGCCTGACGCTTATCGAGTGCAATCCACGGGTCACCGACGGCGTCCTCATACTCGGCTCGAAGGAGCTCGCCGAGGCGATCCTCGAGCCGAAGCCCGGTGAGATCGAGACCGTCCCGGAGGGGGCGATGATCCAGCTCGACCTCGCGGTCCTCGGCGATGCCTTCGCCGACCACTTCCGCCACCTGCCGGCCTCGTTCGCCGAGCTGTCTCGGATCCACGACGCCGGCCACGGCTGGCACGACCCGATGCCGAACCTCTACTCGGCGCTCGCGCTCGCCCACCACGAGCGCGCCAGCCTCGCCGAGCATCAGAAGCTCTTCGTCGCGATGGCCGGCGACATCTCCTGGGACGGTCAGCCGATCGACGGCATGAACGACGCCGACAAGGCGTTCATGGCCTCGCTCGAGCGCTCGACCACCGCCTGA
- a CDS encoding TetR family transcriptional regulator has product MEAGPRTAERREALLEQAIELLADGGVAAITHRSVETAARVPHGSVTYWFGSREGLIDAVVDRLCAASEAQTGAIAAGLEQTFASGERPDAAAVAAAFAAYIDGSRNHQLARLELEIAGGRDPRIGSRMTAAAEVFWRMCEPIAVALGSDDPPADARALASMLDGMLMDRIVHPGQPDTAMVAALERLIGR; this is encoded by the coding sequence ATGGAGGCAGGCCCGCGAACAGCGGAGCGGCGAGAGGCGCTGCTCGAGCAGGCGATCGAACTGCTCGCCGACGGCGGGGTCGCCGCAATCACCCATCGCTCGGTCGAGACCGCCGCCCGCGTCCCGCACGGATCGGTCACCTACTGGTTCGGCAGCCGCGAGGGCCTCATCGACGCGGTGGTCGACCGTCTGTGCGCGGCCAGCGAGGCTCAGACCGGGGCGATCGCCGCGGGGCTCGAGCAGACCTTCGCCTCGGGCGAGCGCCCGGACGCCGCCGCGGTCGCCGCCGCGTTCGCCGCCTACATCGACGGCTCGCGCAACCACCAGCTCGCCAGGCTCGAGCTCGAGATCGCCGGCGGACGCGACCCGCGGATCGGAAGCCGGATGACGGCGGCCGCCGAGGTCTTCTGGCGGATGTGCGAGCCGATCGCCGTCGCACTCGGATCCGATGATCCGCCGGCCGACGCACGGGCGCTCGCATCGATGCTCGACGGGATGCTGATGGACCGCATCGTCCATCCCGGCCAGCCCGACACCGCGATGGTCGCCGCGCTCGAGCGGCTCATCGGTCGCTAG
- a CDS encoding VanZ family protein encodes MIRALAPLGLMGLIFFLSSQSDLDTGLGTLDFILRKLGHATIFGALCGLWYWTLTTRLESGTALALAAAIAVLYAMSDELHQSYVTGRTGSALDVAIDSAGVVVAALALRRWSSARARP; translated from the coding sequence TTGATCCGCGCGCTCGCCCCGCTGGGGCTGATGGGGCTGATCTTCTTCCTCTCGTCCCAGTCCGATCTCGACACCGGGCTCGGCACGCTCGACTTCATCCTCCGCAAGCTCGGCCACGCGACGATCTTCGGCGCCCTCTGCGGGCTCTGGTACTGGACGCTGACCACGCGGCTCGAGTCCGGGACCGCCCTCGCGCTCGCCGCCGCGATCGCCGTCCTCTACGCGATGTCCGACGAGCTCCACCAGAGCTACGTCACCGGGCGCACCGGGTCGGCGCTCGACGTCGCGATCGACTCGGCCGGTGTGGTCGTCGCCGCGCTGGCCCTCAGGCGGTGGTCGAGCGCTCGAGCGAGGCCATGA